The Plasmodium sp. gorilla clade G2 genome assembly, chromosome: 6 genome has a segment encoding these proteins:
- a CDS encoding sorting assembly machinery 50 kDa subunit, putative — protein MNSEGDLEKKIGNVNINLEGLDKIKKKNLLYIFDDIKKSNNVEDLLLRIKNCNEKINNLNIFDEDPIVNLRNDNNDNVLVDYIFKERKNNYMIGTNINNRGEITADFEINIPYIFKTINSLELKANVSSFYTNNLSFRFISPYIYKLKNFKLIFETNLSSINNIKCSSYIIKTNSFKTYLLQNNHSFIWELNFNRILHRIDRNFIPSDNILKLCDKYIKNTIKYNYKIDKLNYLNTNEHDQKFIYYTPYPISGYYYEIENEMSLPFCEANFFKNHFNFFCVKKIMNNFFTYINISNGIKYDYNQNKPYTLNNFNYTGSIGSSLVLRGFEYNSIGHPEQCYKFYKNQNNYKITYNYLGANFFTNIQLIFKYIFNIQNMNPMLFFYIQLGRLSNHFYSSINDLIKDTRISTGIGIMAYIQKNISLELFFNYPILYHITDKTKFFQVGLNFKGIL, from the coding sequence ATGAACTCTGAAGGGGATTTAGAAAAGAAAATCggaaatgtaaatataaatttagaaggcctagataaaataaagaaaaagaacttattatatatttttgatgaTATAAAGAAAAGTAATAATGTAGaagatttattattaagaatTAAGAATTGTAatgagaaaataaataatttaaatatatttgatgaGGATCCTATAGTAAATTTaagaaatgataataatgataatgtattagttgattatatatttaaagaaagaaagaataattatatgataggtactaatataaataatagagGAGAAATTACAGCAGATTTTGAAATTAATATaccttatatttttaaaactaTAAATAGTTTAGAATTAAAAGCTAATGTTAGTAGTTTTTATACCAATAATTTATCTTTTCGATTTATAagtccatatatatataaattaaagaaTTTCAAATTAATATTTGAAACAAATTTAAgtagtataaataatataaaatgtagttcatatattataaaaacaaattcattcaaaacatatttattacagAATAATCATTCTTTTATATGGgaattaaattttaatagaATATTACATAGAATAGATCGAAATTTCATACCATCAGATAATATTCTTAAATTatgtgataaatatataaagaatactataaaatataattataaaatagataaattaaattatttaaatacaaATGAACACGatcaaaaatttatttattatacacCTTATCCTATTTCtggttattattatgaaattGAAAATGAAATGTCTTTACCATTTTGTGAagctaatttttttaaaaaccattttaattttttctgtgttaaaaaaattatgaataatttctttacatatattaatataagtaATGGAATCAAATATGATTATAATCAAAACAAACCATatacattaaataattttaattatactgGTAGTATAGGAAGTTCATTAGTATTAAGAGGATTTGAATATAATAGTATTGGGCATCCTGAACAGTGTTATaagttttataaaaatcaaaataattataaaataacatataattatcttGGTGCTAACTTTTTTACTAATATTCAACttatctttaaatatatatttaatattcaaaatatgaaccctatgttatttttttatatacagtTAGGTAGACTCAGTAATCATTTCTATTCATCAATTAATGATCTAATCAAAGATACAAGAATATCGACAGGTATAGGAATTATGgcatatatacaaaaaaatatttctctaGAATTATTTTTCAATTACCCTATTTTATATCACATAACAGACAAAACCAAATTTTTTCAAGTCGGCTTGAATTTCAAGGGAATCTTATGA
- a CDS encoding proteasome subunit alpha type-2, putative, with the protein MADGEYSFSLTTFSPTGKLVQIEYALNRVSSSSPALGIRAKNGVIIATEKKSPNELIEENSIFKIQQISEHIGIVYAGMPGDFRVLLKRARKEAIRYSLQYGSEILVKELVKIIASIVQEFTQTGGVRPFGLSLLICGVDVYGYHLYQVDPSGCYFNWMATCVGKDYQNNMSFLEKRYNKDIEIEDAIHTAILTLKESYEGVLNEKNIEIGVAYDNKPFKILSQNEIKDYLIEIE; encoded by the exons atggcAGATGGTGAATATAGTTTTTCTTTAACAACTTTTAGTCCAACAGGGAAATTAGTTCAAATTGAATATGCTCTTAATAGAGTATCTAGCAGCTCGCCAGCTTTag GTATTAGAGCCAAAAATGGTGTGATAATTGCTACTGAAAAGAAAAGCCCAAATGAATTAATAGAAGAAAATAGCATATTCAAAATACAACAAATAAGTGAACATATAGGTATTGTATATGCAGGAATGCCTGGAGATTTCCgtgtattattaaaaaggGCAAGAAAAGAAGCCATAAGATATTCTTTACAATATGGAAGTGAAATATTAGTTAAAGAATTAGTAAAAATAATTGCATCCATAGTTCAAGAATTTACACAAACAGGTGGTGTAAGACCATTTGgtttatctttattaatatgtgGGGTTGATGTATATGGATACCATTTGTATCAAGTCGATCCCTCTGGATGTTATTTTAATTGGATGGCAACTTGTGTAGGAAAAGATTATCAAAACAATATGTCCTTTTtagaaaaaagatataataaagacATCGAAATAGAAGATGCAATTCATACAGCTATTTTAACTTTAAAAGAAAGTTATGAAGGAGTattgaatgaaaaaaatattgaaattgGTGTAGCCTATGATAATAAACCATTCAAGATTTTATCacaaaatgaaattaaagaTTACTTAATAGAAATAGAATAA